The following coding sequences are from one Macaca mulatta isolate MMU2019108-1 chromosome 7, T2T-MMU8v2.0, whole genome shotgun sequence window:
- the OR4F6 gene encoding olfactory receptor 4F6 (The RefSeq protein has 1 frameshift compared to this genomic sequence) → MDEANHSVVSEFVFLGLSNSWKIQLLLFLFSSVFYVSSLMGNLLIVLTVTSDPRLQSPVYFLLANLSIIDLVFCSSTAPKMIYDLFRKHKTISFGGCVAQIFFIHAVGGTEMVLLIVMAFDRYVAICKPLHYLTIMSPQRCILFLVISWIIGIIHSVIQLAFVVDLPFCGPNELDSFFCDLPRFIKLACIETYTLGFMVTANSGFISLASFLILIISYIFILVTVQKKSSGGIFKAFSTLSAHVTVVVLFFGPLIFFYIFPFPTSHLDKFLAIFDAVITPVLNPVIYTFRNKEMKVAMRRLWSQFVNYSKIF, encoded by the exons ATGGATGAAGCCAATCATTCTGTGGTCTCTGAGTTTGTGTTCCTGGGACTCTCCAATTCATGGAAGAtccagctcctcctcttcctcttttcttcagtGTTCTATGTGTCAAGTCTGATGGGAAACCTCCTGATTGTGCTAACTGTGACCTCTGACCCTCGTTTACAGTCCCCTGTGTACTTCCTGCTGGCCAACCTTTCCATCATTGATTTGGTATTTTGCTCCTCCACAGCTCCCAAGATGATTTATGACCTTTTCAGGAAGCACAAAACCATCTCTTTTGGGGGCTGTGTGGCTCAGATCTTCTTTATCCATGCAGTTGGGGGCACTGAGATGGTGCTGCTTATAGTCATGGCCTTTGACCGATATGTGGCCATATGTAAGCCTCTCCACTACCTGACCATCATGAGCCCACAAAGGTGCATTTTGTTTTTAGTCATCTCCTGGATTATAGGTATTATTCACTCAGTGATTCAGT TAGACCTGCCGTTCTGTGGCCCTAATGAATTAGATAGTTTCTTTTGTGATCTTCCTCGATTTATCAAACTGGCTTGCATAGAGACCTACACATTGGGATTCATGGTTACTGCCAATAGTGGATTTAtttctctggcttcttttttAATTCTCATAATCTCTTACATCTTTATTTTGGTGACTGTTCAGAAAAAATCTTCGGGTGGTATATTCAAGGCTTTCTCTACGCTGTCAGCTCATGTCACTGTGGTGGTTTTGTTCTTTGGGCCATTaatctttttctatattttcccaTTTCCCACATCACATCTGGATAAATTCCTTGCCATCTTTGATGCAGTTATCACACCTGTTTTAAATCCAGTCATCTATACTTTTAGGAATAAAGAGATGAAGGTGGCAATGAGAAGACTATGGTCTCAGTTTGTGAATTACagtaaaatcttttaa
- the OR4F15 gene encoding olfactory receptor 4F15, with the protein MNGMNHSVVSEFVFTGLTNSWEIQLLLFVFSLLFYFASMMGNIVIVFTVITDAHLHSPMYFLLANLSIIDMAFCSITAPKMICDIFKKHKATSFWGCITQIFFNHAVGGTEMVLLIAMAFDRYVAICKPLRYLTIMSPRMCLYLLATSSVIGLIHSLVQLVFVIDLPFCGPNIFDSFYCDLPRLLRLACTNTQELEFMVTVNSGLISVGSFVLLVISYMFILFTVWKHSSGGLAKALSTLSAHVTVVILFFGPLMFFYTWPSPTSHLDKYLAIFDAFITPFLNPVIYTFRNNDMKVAMRRLCSRLAHFTKIL; encoded by the coding sequence ATGAATGGAATGAATCACTCTGTAGTATCAGAATTTGTATTCACGGGACTCACCAACTCATGGGAGATTCAgcttctactttttgttttctccttgttGTTCTACTTTGCAAGCATGATGGGAAACATTGTCATTGTGTTCACTGTAATCACAGATGCTCATCTGCACTCCCCCATGTATTTCCTCCTGGCTAACCTCTCAATCATTGATATGGCATTTTGCTCAATTACAGCCCCTAAGATGATTTGTGATATTTTCAAGAAGCACAAAGCCACCTCCTTTTGGGGATGTATTACTCAAATCTTTTTTAACCATGCTGTCGGGGGCACGGAGATGGTGTTGCTCATAGCCATGGCCTTTGACAGATACGTGGCCATATGTAAACCTCTCCGCTACCTGACCATCATGAGCCCAAGAATGTGTCTCTACCTTTTAGCCACTTCCTCAGTCATTGGCCTTATCCACTCATTGGTCCAATTAGTTTTTGTGATAGATTTACCTTTTTGTGGTCCTAATATCTTTGACAGTTTTTACTGTGACCTCCCTCGGCTCCTCAGACTTGCCTGCACAAACACCCAAGAACTAGAGTTCATGGTCACTGTCAATAGTGGACTCATTTCTGTGGGCTCCTTTGTCTTGCTGGTAATTTCCTACATGTTCATTCTGTTCACTGTTTGGAAACATTCTTCTGGTGGTTTAGCCAAGGCCCTCTCCACCCTGTCAGCTCATGTCACTGTGGTCATCTTGTTCTTTGGGCCACTGATGTTTTTCTACACGTGGCCTTCTCCCACATCACACCTGGATAAATATCTTGCTATTTTTGATGCATTTATTACTCCTTTTCTGAATCCAGTTATCTACACATTCAGGAACAATGACATGAAAGTGGCAATGAGGAGACTGTGCAGTCGCCTTGCGCATTTTACAAAGATTTTGTAA
- the LOC100429898 gene encoding olfactory receptor 4F3/4F16/4F29-like, producing MFYMASMMGNSLILLTVTSDPPLHSPMYFLLANLSFIDLGVSSVTSPKMIYDLFSKRKVISFGGCIAQIFFIHIIGGVEMVLLIAMAFDRYVAICKPLHYLTVMSPRMCMFFLVAAWMTGLIHSVVQLVFVVNLPFCGPNILDSFYCDLPRFIKLACTDTYQLEFMVTANSGFISLGSFFILIISYVVIILTVQKHSSAGLSKALSTLSAHISVVVLFFGPLIFFYTWPSPSTHLDKFLAIFDAVLTPVLNPIIYTFRNREMKMAMRKVCRQLVNYGKTS from the coding sequence ATGTTTTACATGGCCAGTATGATGGGAAACTCTCTCATTTTGCTCACTGTGACTTCTGACCCTCCCTTGCACTCCCCCATGTATTTTCTGTTAGCCAACCTCTCCTTCATTGACCTGGGTGTTTCCTCTGTCACTTCTCCCAAGATGATTTACGACCTTTTCAGCAAGCGCAAAGTCATCTCCTTTGGAGGCTGCATCGCTCAGATCTTCTTCATCCACATCATTGGTGGTGTGGAGATGGTGCTGCTCATAGCCATGGCCTTTGACAGATACGTGGCCATATGTAAGCCCCTCCACTACCTGACCGTTATGAGCCCAAGAATGTGCATGTTCTTCTTAGTGGCTGCCTGGATGACGGGCCTTATCCACTCTGTAGTTCAGTTGGTTTTTGTAGTAAACTTGCCCTTCTGTGGTCCTAATATATTGGACAGCTTTTACTGTGACCTTCCTCGGTTCATCAAACTTGCCTGCACAGACACTTACCAACTGGAGTTCATGGTTACAGCCAACAGCGGATTCATCTCTTTGGGCTCCTTCTTCATACTGATCATTTCCTATGTTGTCATCATTCTCACTGTTCAGAAACACTCTTCAGCTGGTTTATCCAAGGCTCTGTCCACACTTTCAGCTCACATCAGTGTGGTAGTTTTGTTCTTTGGTCCTTTGATTTTCTTCTATACATGGCCATCTCCCTCCACACACCTGGATAAGTTTCTGGCCATCTTTGATGCAGTTCTCACTCCTGTTTTAAATCCTATCATCTACACATTCAGGAATCGAGAAATGAAGATGGCAATGAGGAAAGTATGCAGACAACTGGTAAATTACGGGAAGACATCCTAA